The stretch of DNA CTGcttaattttcatttaaaatagcatGTTTTACCCCAAAAGATATTCTACAAAGTGTCTCCAACCTTTTCCAAATCACTCTTTGACTAAAATTACATGAGACTTCCATATTTGTATTTTGAGTGGAGGTTCACTTCTTTCTGCCTCCTCTCTCCTTCAGAGCCAAATGAATGACTGAACTGTTGATCATATTGTAATAGGCCAAGGAGTTGGAATCCTTGATGAAAATGCCCTAAAGAGAAAAATCCCATTAAAACATAGAAACACTTTCAGTTCCATGCAGATGTGCATAAATactttacacaaaaataacttacTTCATACTGTAACTTCTGCTTTCCTGCCGGCATACCTGTAGCTTCATGGATTTTGACTTTAATGACAGACACCTATGGAGAATATTTTTACATCTATTAGTTTTTGACAAATTTGAAATAGgtagattaaaaaatgaagataaaattGTCACATTGCATACCTGGTCAGTGAGTGGAACAGTGAAATTCAGCACTTGGCCATTAAGCTTCCATTCGCTCTTGTCCTGCATGTTGGGAACTTGAACTTTAACAGCCACAGGACcctaaagacaaaaaacaaaggtaCATTTTACAAATTTATCTGATAATTTTACCATACTTGAAACAGATATCACTTTTCAtcattaatacatttatatcCCTTTTCAACTAAATGCTAATCAGACATCATTGACTAATCAACAACTCCAATATAATAACCTTGTTCCGACGAAGGAACTCGTCTTCTGGAATGAGGTTGTCCTCAGTCTTCATCTTCTTGTTGACTGGCTCATCAtcatgtggtggtggtgggtgtGCTGGTGGTGCTGGAACGGAGGGGGGTGGCTGTGGTACAGGGGGAGCTGGAACAAATGCTGAAAGAAGAAATGTCGAAACCAAAGTAAAAATTGTtgtttatgataaaaaaaaaatttattaaaaaaataaaacaatattcagGTAGAATGATGTGTGTATGATGTGTGTATGAGTTATATATGCATAActaaacaaagaacaaagttCTACAGGAACTTCAACACATTCCAACCCATAGCTTCAACTATCTTACCCGCTGGGACCACCATAGGAGGTGGTCTTGGAGCCATGATGTGAGGAGCAGACGACGGTAAGGGAACAACATTGATGCGAGGAGCCGGGATCATCGGTGGCATTTGTGCTATGACTTGTCCCGGAGCGAGACGCACCATATTAGCCACGGGTGGACGTGGAATTACCGGCACAGCAGACAAGAGGGTGGTGCGGACGGGTGGAGCCATCTGTTTACAAATACATTACTGGGGTCAGTAACTAGTGCACACAAGATGTATGTGTATGGTTTTAAAGACAAACATACCGAATGGGGTGGGCGAGAAATTGCAGTCATGGACGGACTGAGTTTGGGTAAACTGGGAGGAATAGAGGAAGGAATGAGGGGAGACTGGTGATGAATTTCACTCGGCTTGCTTGGCCCAATCTTCTCCTTGGTGTCATCCTCTCCCACCAGTCCTTTAGCCTTGTGGATGGCTTCAATCTGCTCCTGCAAAGTGATGTTGGCCTGAGCTGCTTGCTGTGTGCGAGCCATGCTTCCTGAGTGACCGTCCCATGTGACCTGACGAGGACAAAGAAGCACAACTTAGAGGCTGTTTCAAAAGAGTTTTGTGTCATCTGGGACACCCCAAGGTTTTCTCACCTTCTCCTCTGGCTTCTGGATTTCCTCTTCACCAATCTTTTTACCAATGGCTGTCTCTTCCACACCAAAGATATCAGTACGCCTCTCGGCAAATTGCTTCAAACTGCTCTCGATATCCAAACCAGGAGCATACACCTCATCCTCGGTCTGTCTATCTCTGATGCTGCGGTCTCTTTGCTCCAACCAGCGTGGATCCAACAGACCAATGCGCATGTGCTCCTGCATCTTACTGGCAGGGATCTTCTCCCCAGTAACTGGTGAGATGAGATACTCATCGGAGACAGGAACTGTAATCTGAGGTTTGGAAGCTAGGAGAAATGGAcagtattaaataaatatacacaaagtgCAAAATATCAAATTAGTTATCCACATGAATGTGCTGTCATTTAGAGAGGTCTGCTACCTTTGGGATCGTAGTCCTTTCGAATAACAACCTGATCTGGTGTTGGGGGCAGAGGAGGTGGCATGGGGTTCTCTGGTGGCAACGGAGCTTTCAcaccttcatcttcatcatcagaACCCTGAAAGAATTATGAGAGAATGTGGGTATTTTTTAAACAGGGCCTCTGACTTTCTGTGCTACAGAAAGAAGAAAACCAATCTGACACAAAGAAGCAACTGAcccatttactttttttaaatctttctcTTTACTTACAATTGGGTCCTTACATGACACGAAAATGTCGAACATGCAAGTTTTGGGATAATatctcacatttacacactattgTTCACCAGAAAACGGTTGAGTAAATGCCCAGAACAGAGCTACTCCATAGATGACAGACCAGGATCAATTGATGGAGATTAAAGCATGGAAATTGAGATATGGAATATCAGAGTGGATGTGAAACGTTGCATGTTGAAGACGAGCAGATTCGTGAGAGACTGTAAAGTTCAGTGTGAACTGGCCCAGCTTGTTTGTCATAAATCCTGATAAACTGTGATTGGAGCGTGTCAGACGGTGATCTGCTGTGGCGACCCGCAAAAAGAAAAGACTAAGGGCATTGCATTTGTGGTGTCGTTTTCTAAGCCGTTAGTCTATCTAATCATTTTATACAAGTCGGAGCGCAGACTGAATGAACATGTATCAGTGTCTCTACCTGACCATTACACCAAATGTGCCAAAGTTCAAAGTATTGGTAACAGACACAAGGTgacattacttttattaaacaGCTGTGtagtttattaaaaacacatcatcaatatgaaatcttgatatatttgtATACCAAAAGATTCTATGGAGGGCTGGATTTTTTTTGGGTTAAATTTAAAGTGATAATAcgttttattttagcatgtacattttttaattaatgagaacagcaatgcattattttttgtttttgaaagaaaGGGCTTCCTTAACCTCCCTCATGATATCCTTGTTTTGCAGAGATAAGTTTTATCAAAATATTGATTTGAATTTATATCAAAAACTAATgggatttttattttagtatgtttttgttctctatgaaaattacatttagttttaaaaataacttattATGACTTGTGGCTTGACCGAATACATAAAATGGTACTTTGACTTGTTAATACATTTCCGTGTGTACCTTTAAGGTCTGATTTTGAGGACCCTCTGGCCTAGAAAGTGACAAACGAACCAATATGCCCAGGAATGTAGGGATTCatttgaagtgtgtttttaatgtgttgtgatgaacaagtgGTTCAGATAATAATTATGACCccaatttaatttgaaaaggctGTAGTACAAAGGCAagtttagctgttggtgtattagttTAACTGGTGATCATTCTACCTGGTGACACATCAGGGCAGAAGCATTAATACAAATCGGCTAAGCAGTGTTTTGGGCAAAATGTGAGGGTGATTTACCAGTTGGCGGTAAATAAGGGtttcataaataatgttttaggACCACAACATGCATTTCCATGGTATTTCTTTCCGTTTAATGTGCAGCTGAGGGTCTTGCAGTATGGCTAACATTGCTCTTGCAATGTAATCTTGCGTGATTTTAGTGTAATCATTACGATTTTGTAAATCAcctgaagaaaataaaatatgacattaataacagtagttttcTAATAACCATATTTAGCATGGTtggtatgatttcaggaagttttagagcTGGTAAAATCGTCTAAACAGGGGAAgatgatgaaagaaaaaaaagagtaacgTAACGTGCATGGGCAACTTTGAAACGAAATTTTGAAAGTTTTGACCTCTGTTATGTATTAATGAGTTTTGGCAAATATGAGCAGATTGCAGTATCCACCATAAACAAACACTTTTGATAAGCTCTAACCTCATCCATGTCCTGCACTTGTGTGTCTTGATCTGGTTGTGAAGGATGGCCATCAGCCCTTTTATCTCGCTCATCGTCCTCATCCTCACTCTCAACTTCCATCTCCACCTCCTGACTCTCCCCATACTTCTCGTAGCGCTCTTGTATCAGGATGCGTGCACCAAGTTCCTCAGGTGTGGTTGGTGGGGGGAAGTGGCCTTCAGAGAAAGCACAATGTCAAATGAGGACAGGCTATGTTCAGATAGACACGTGATGTGGGTTTAGAACCATTTGTGGGATGTTTACCTTGTTCATTAGGCTGGAAATCCACAGTCTCAACCACCACAAAGTCATGCCAGTCAATCTGGGCATAAGCCACCCGTTCTTTCTccctttcctcctcttccttctttCTCTCACGTTCCTGAAATTTCGCCCACTCAACACGGTATCTCACCTGAATATGGTGCATCAGAGCAGGTGATCTTTAGGTGCATAGGAGTTAAAACATAACATTGTAACTGAATCACAAATGATTACCTGGTCCATGACTTCTCGTGAGTTTTCAGCCTCTCTTTTAAGTTTGTTCAGTTGGCCTTTGGGAGGAATCAGTATCTACAGAAAAAAACTCAGTTCAGCAATGCAGCAGAAGAATTGAAGTAACATCTAAGACACCCATGTTGTCACCTTGGTATACTGCTCCACCAGTTTGGTGAAGTAGTTGAAGAGGCTGTGCTGAGGTCGCAAAAAGTCAAACTGGTAGTTTCTCTGTTCTTTCTGCATGAGCTGAGTCAAAAACTGGCGACCGTTGCGAGCAACAAACTGGGCGGTAAGCTTGACCACGTCCAGGTCGAAGGCTGAGATTGACGGAGGATCAGCAATAAACTCAAACTCAGGCGGAGGTTCTTTGGGAATAATCGCTTCTTGAATTACTTGCACCTGTAAACATACCAGAAATGTTAGTTGTACTGAACTGACGAcagtttaaaagtaaaataaaaacagtaagaCCCACAATCCTTACCTTTTGAGGGAGCTGTTGTGACTGTTGCATTGCTTGTTGCATAACCTTGGGTACAGCAGCAGATGGCTCCTGGGCTTTGCCCTCTTTAAATTCATTGACTTTGTGGCGGTAGTAGGCATGGTAGGGATCATTGGGGTTGAGGAAATTGAACTTTGGATTATTAATCTCATTCTGACGAATTCTTGCTTCGAACTCAGGCCCATTCCTgtcaaaagataaaaaattagTTTCCTTAACCCTGCTTCGTTATTATGTTTTAGACAACACAAAAACCTACCTGGCAACAAAGCTGGCCGTCTTGTCAACAATATTTCTGACCTCAGGAGGAGGATATATAATACCAACAATTGGTTTGGTGGCTGGGGTTTCTTCTGGTGCATCGTTCTagaggaaaaatattgaaaacaaataaatatttcacaaagtagCACATCAAAATAGAATTGACCTTTATTCATTGCACAGTGTGGAATTTTGGGATGTTACAGAAGCAAAAAGAATGTAAGAAAACTGCACTTCTCACGTtaggaataaataaaagaaacacgaaatggtaaatggacttgatttatataacgctttatcaccacactgaagcagtctcaaagcgctttacataacagctcattcacccaatcactctcacattgacacaccagtgggacaggactgccatgcaaggcactagtcgaccactgggagcaacttaggtttcagtgtcttgcccaaggacacttcgacacatagtcagacACTGGGATCAaatccccaacctctcgatcagaagacgaccctctaccacctgagccacggtctccCACGCTAATGCTATGATCTCTTCTGGTAGAGTTTGACACACTGCACTTGGAAAAGTTTAATTATCTCAGGGTCACATACAGGAGTAAGAAGAGGAATTATTagtaaaataaaaggaaaaaaaataataggagACTACACGCTAAGAGGTCCTGACCAATCGTAATATATacttaattacaataaaataataattattagatcttacaatttaatgaccatatcatatatttgtctgttatttatcaaaatgatttttatttcaaaatgttgtttttatttattgaagaaCGTGTCTAGAAAAACGTTAAACGTAGCCACAGCCCCCAGGATTCTTCATTCCGCtaacgtgggtttgaatcccaaatttgagacatttttattttattttcattttaacacatttaacatattccacctttaaaatgcATATCtgacaaaattaaaacacagctgggctagggttagggctaaaataaaaggattaGTGGGTAGctaataaatatgagctaaaatacaactgacggaaCCTTAAGTTAtatggtgcacctatcacgtgccctaaactggccaatgaggggcgctgcctATGTACAAAGTGGCAGTCTTTTGATAGtttaacgtatccatagccacggcctttatttaattatgaatcTTTTTGGCTTCCACAGATAATGACACGACCCCATTTTGAGTCAACAAAGGTAAACAACTAGTGTAGTTACACTACACACATgtggtgtaaataaatgtgtagaGAGCTTTTAAAATATTAACAGCTCTGCAGCCCTTAAAGCTAAGAAGCTCACTGTGGCGTTATTATAAAAGAATTTATACTCAAAGGATAAGTGTGTTGTAGTTTACAGTGCAGGAGAGTGTTCGCTGTAATGCTATCATTGATGATCTTACAGCACTATCGTTACCTTGTT from Gouania willdenowi chromosome 9, fGouWil2.1, whole genome shotgun sequence encodes:
- the sf3a1 gene encoding splicing factor 3A subunit 1, whose translation is MPPGPVQIVQPEPNNKNDAPEETPATKPIVGIIYPPPEVRNIVDKTASFVARNGPEFEARIRQNEINNPKFNFLNPNDPYHAYYRHKVNEFKEGKAQEPSAAVPKVMQQAMQQSQQLPQKVQVIQEAIIPKEPPPEFEFIADPPSISAFDLDVVKLTAQFVARNGRQFLTQLMQKEQRNYQFDFLRPQHSLFNYFTKLVEQYTKILIPPKGQLNKLKREAENSREVMDQVRYRVEWAKFQERERKKEEEEREKERVAYAQIDWHDFVVVETVDFQPNEQGHFPPPTTPEELGARILIQERYEKYGESQEVEMEVESEDEDDERDKRADGHPSQPDQDTQVQDMDEGSDDEDEGVKAPLPPENPMPPPLPPTPDQVVIRKDYDPKASKPQITVPVSDEYLISPVTGEKIPASKMQEHMRIGLLDPRWLEQRDRSIRDRQTEDEVYAPGLDIESSLKQFAERRTDIFGVEETAIGKKIGEEEIQKPEEKVTWDGHSGSMARTQQAAQANITLQEQIEAIHKAKGLVGEDDTKEKIGPSKPSEIHHQSPLIPSSIPPSLPKLSPSMTAISRPPHSMAPPVRTTLLSAVPVIPRPPVANMVRLAPGQVIAQMPPMIPAPRINVVPLPSSAPHIMAPRPPPMVVPAAFVPAPPVPQPPPSVPAPPAHPPPPHDDEPVNKKMKTEDNLIPEDEFLRRNKGPVAVKVQVPNMQDKSEWKLNGQVLNFTVPLTDQVSVIKVKIHEATGMPAGKQKLQYEGIFIKDSNSLAYYNMINSSVIHLALKERGGRKK